In the Dolichospermum flos-aquae CCAP 1403/13F genome, AACTTTAGGAACGTCCCAAGATATCAGCAAACGCAAAAAAGTAGAATTAGCCTTGCGAGAAGCAGAATATAACCTCAGATTAGCAAATCAGGAACTGGAAAAACTAGTGAATATTGATGGGTTAACGCAAATTGCCAATCGTCGCTGTTTTGATCATCGTTTAGAGCAAGAATGGCAGCGACTATACCGAGAACAGGAATTTTTATCTTTATTGTTATTTGATGTTGATTATTTTAAACGCTATAATGATGCCTACGGTCATCTACTAGGGGATGAATGCTTGATTAAAATTGCTCAGTCTGTACAACAGGTTATATTCCGTCCGGCGGATTTATTGGCTCGCTATGGTGGGGAAGAATTTGTGGTTATTTTACCCAATACTGACATTGATGGGACGATGGTGATCGCTCAACGAATTCATACTGCAATTCAAGATTTAGCAATTCCTCATCAAGCCTCGAAAGTAAGTAATATAGTTACTATTAGTATCGGCATTAGCAGTTTGATACCTACTTCCGAATTATCACCATCAAACCTGATTGAACAAGCTGATCAAGCACTCTATCGAGCTAAACAACAGGGACGCAATCAGTCTGTACTGTGATTTTTGGGATTTTGATGATTTTGATGATTTTTTATTAATGACTCCTGATTCCTCCTAAAACCATCCTTCTTGTTCGAGGGTTTCGATTAATTGTAAACCGCGAGGATCTCCTACGCCTAGAAGTGAGGCTTTGGTATCTGCTCTCACTCCTAAATCTTTATCTTCGGCAAAAGCTTGGATTAATGCGTCTATAGCTGTGGCATAGACGACGTTAGATGGTAATTCTTTACAAAGCTGGCCAATTGTCCAAGCTGAGTTACTTCGCACAGCGGCGATGGGGTCTGTAACTAAGGCTTCAATTAGGGCAGGAATTGCGCCGACGATGGCTTCATAACCTACTTCTGTCATCTGTGCTAGGGCGCTGGCTGCCCAGAGACGGACGGCGGGAATATCGGTTCTCAGGGCATTAGTGAGGGGTGCTAAGGAACGGCGATCGCGGCAATTACCCAAAGCCCAAACTACACCTTTACGAACATAACCATTAAAATCGCGGTTAAGTTGCATAATCAACGGTTCTACGGCTTCCTTGGCGGGGTTGCGACCAATACCGTAAGCTGCACTGACTCGCACTAGGGGACAATTATCTGTTAAAAGATGGATGAGATAAGGTGTTGCCCGTTCATCTTGAATATCACAAAAAGCACGCGCTGCTAACATCCGTTGTTGAGGCTGGGGATTTTCTAAAAGTACCAGCATTAATTCAGGATCAGGTTTTTCCACTTCTGATTCATCAGCAA is a window encoding:
- a CDS encoding HEAT repeat domain-containing protein, which gives rise to MYDEYELSLLDTEAELGSPLDKIEPLADESEVEKPDPELMLVLLENPQPQQRMLAARAFCDIQDERATPYLIHLLTDNCPLVRVSAAYGIGRNPAKEAVEPLIMQLNRDFNGYVRKGVVWALGNCRDRRSLAPLTNALRTDIPAVRLWAASALAQMTEVGYEAIVGAIPALIEALVTDPIAAVRSNSAWTIGQLCKELPSNVVYATAIDALIQAFAEDKDLGVRADTKASLLGVGDPRGLQLIETLEQEGWF